In Streptomyces paludis, the genomic stretch TCGACACCCGGCTCTTCCGCGACGACCAGGCGTGCGGCGACGGTACGCGGGCCGGCTGCGCCGAGCGCCTCGACCCCGGCCGCACCATCCTCGGCGCCGAGCAGGAGAACTGGCTGTACAGCGGCCTCGGCCGCTCCGACACCACCTGGAACCTGATCCCGCAGCAGATCGCGATGAACCAGGTCGACACCGACCCGGGCCCCGGGCAGTCCTTCGTGATGGACTTCTGGGACGGCTACGCGGCCTCCCGGCAGCGGCTGTTCGACCAGATCGTCGCCCGGAACGTCAGCAACCCCGTTGTGCTGACCGGCGATATGCACCGCCATCTCGTCGCCGACCTCAAGCGCGACTTCGACCGGCCGGACTCGCCCACCATCGGCGTCGAGTTCATCGGCACATCCATCTCCACCAAGAAGGACGGGGTGGACCTGGACCCCTCGGGGGCCAGTCTGCTCGCCGCCAACGAGCACATCAAGTTCACCAACTACCAGCGCGGTTACGTACGGTGCACCGCCACCCCGGAGCAGTGCCGCGCGGACTTCCGGGTGCTCCCCTACGTCACACGGCCGGGCGCGCCCGTGTCGACACGCGTCTCGTTCGCCACCGAGGCGGGCCGGCCGGGCGTCCAGCCGGTGTGAGGCGGGGGCCGCGCGCGCCGCAACGGTGCGCGCGGCCCTCCCTCAGGACGCGGCGCCCGTACCCCCGGCGTCCGTACCCTCGGCGTCCGCGTTTTCAACGGCCTTGCCCTCAGGGCCACTTCCCGTGCCCGTTCCGGTGCCCGCGAGGACCTCGGGGCGCAGCAGGGCGGCCAGGGTAGCGGCGGGCAGCAGTCCGCGCTCCAGCACCAGTTCGGCGACACCGCGCCCGGTGGCGAGGGCCTCCTTGGCGATCTCGGTCGCGGCGAGGTAGCCGATGTGCGGGTTGAGCGCGGTGACGAGCCCGATGGAGTTCTCCACGGTCGCGCGCAGGGTGTCCACATTGGCGGTGATGCCGGAGACACAGCGCTCGGCGAGCGTGAGGCAGGCGGCCCGCAGATGGGTGATGGACTCCGAGAGCGAGTGCAGGATGATCGGCTCGAACGCGTTGAGCTGGAGCTGCCCGGCCTCGGCGGCCATGGTGATGGTGACGTCGTTGCCGATCACCTCGAAGGCGACCTGGTTGACGACCTCCGGGATCACCGGGTTGACCTTGCCGGGCATGATGCTGGAACCCGCCTGCACCGGCGGCAGGTTGATCTCGGCGAAGCCGGCGCGCGGCCCGGAGGAGAGCAGCCGCAGGTCGTTGCAGCTCTTGGAGAGCTTGACGGCGATGCGCTTGAGGACACCGGAGAGATGGACGAACGCCCCGCAGTCCTGGGTGGCCTCGACCAGGTTGGCGGCGGTGACCAGCGGCAGTCCGGTGATCGCGGCGAGATGGCCGCGGGCCGACTCGGCGTAACCGGCGGGGGCGTTGAGCCCGGTGCCGATCGCGGTCGCGCCGAGGTTGATCTCGTGGACGAGCAGGACGGCCTCGGCGAGCCGGCTCTCGTCCTCCTCCAGCATCACCGCGTACGCGGAGAACTCCTGGCCCAGGGTCATGGGCACGGCGTCCTGGAGCTGGGTGCGGCCCATCTTGATGACCTCGCGGAACTCCTCGGCCTTGGCGGCGAAGGCGCGGCGCAGCACGGCCATCGCGTCGAGGAGTTCATGGACGGCGAGGATCGTGGCTACATTGACGGCCGTCGGGTAGACGTCGTTGGTCGACTGGCCGAGGTTGACGTCCTCGTTGGGGTGCAGCGCGGTGTAGTCGCCCTTGGCGCGGCCGAGGAGTTCCAGCGCCCGGTTGGCGATGACCTCGTTGGCGTTCATGTTGGTGGACGTACCGGCGCCGCCCTGGATCACATCGACCACGAACTGGTCGTGCAGCGCGCCGTCCTCGCGGATCTCCCGGCAGGCGGCGGCGATCGCGCCGGCCTTCACCGCGGTGAGCAGCCCGAGTTCCTCGTTGGCGCGGGCCGCGGCCTCCTTGACGGCGGCCAGCGCGTTGATCAGATGGGGGTACGCGGAGATCGGCGTACCGGTGATCGGGAAGTTCTCGGAGGCGCGCAGCGTGTGGACGCCCCAGTACGCGTCGGCGGGTATGTCGCGGTCGCCGAGCAGATCGTGTTCGCGGCGCAGGCCGGCGGTCATGGCGAAGGTGTCCTTCGGGTGGTGGCGGGTACGTACGGGCGGTGCCGCCGGGCGGACCGGCGGGCGGACAGAGAACCACGGGGCGGCGGGGACGGGGCTTTCGCCCCCGCCGCCCCCTGTCATACGGGCCCCGGCGGGGGGCTATGGAGCGGGTTCCTCGGGGGCTCGGGGAGCCAGCGCGCCCGCCGCCCGCAGGCTCCCCACCTCCGCGCCGCCGCCGATGACGGGCGTACGGGCGAACCCGGCGAGGATCCCGGGGTCGACCCCGGCCCGCGCGAGGGCCGCCGCCGTCACCGGCATCCGGGCCCGGTCGGCGCCGTCGGCGATCTTGACGCCGACGGCCCGCCCGTCGGGCAGCGCCGCGACCTGGACGCCCTCGAAGCCGTCCTTGGCGAGCAGCCCCGGCACCGCCCGCATCAGCCGGGCGACATCGCGCCCGGTGCCGGAGACCATCTCCGGGTACGCGCGCATCGCGTGCGCCACCCGGCCCTCGTCGGTGCCGGGCGCGGCCGTCGCCAGCCGGGCGATCGCCCGGGTCAGGCCGTGCAGCGAGACCGAGTAGAGCGGGGCGCCGCAGCCGTCGACGGTGACCCGGGCGATGCGCTGGCCCGTGAGGTCCTCGACGGTCTCGGCGAGGGCGCGCTGGAGGGGGTGCCCGGCGTCGGCGTAGTTCTCCAGCGGCCACCCCCTGGCCTGGGCCGTCAGCACCATGGCCGCGTGCTTGCCCGAGCAGTTCTGGGCGAGCCGGGTCCGGCCGTGGCCGAGCCGCAGCCACTCCTCGCGCCGCTCCGCGCCGTAGGGCAGATCGGGCACGTTGCGCAGGTCGTCCTCGCTGAGCCCGGCGGCGTCGAGGATGCGCCGGGCCGTGGTCAGGTGGCGCTCCTCCCCGGAGTGGCTGGCCGCGGTGAGGGCCAGCGCCTCGTCGTCGAGCGGTGGCAGCCCCGCGCGCAGCAGCCCGACCGCCTGGAGCGGCTTGAGCGCGGAGCGCGGGTAGAACGCGGCCTCGATGTCGCCGGCCAGGAACTCGACGCCGCCGTCGGCGGCCAGGACCACGACCGAGCCGTGGTGGACGCCTTCGATGACCCCGCCGCGTACGACATGGGCGAGCGGGACATGCGCCGGCTCGCGGACCTCGGGCGCCGCCGCGGGGGTGGTGCGGCGAGGGGTGGTGTGCCGGGGGGTGGTGGTGAGGTCGGTCATGCTCAGCTTTCGGTGTGATCGGTGCGATCGGTGTCGCGGGTGGTCCCCGTACGGCCGGCACGCTCCAGCAGGGCGGTGTCCCGTACGGTGCCGACGCGGCCCCGTACGAGGAACCAGCCCGCGACCAGCGCCGCGATGATCACCGGCAGGGAGAGCACGGTGGTCCGGCCGGCGCCGCCGTCCGCGTACATCAGGACGAGCACGGAGGCGAGGAAGACCAGCGTGATGATCTCGGTGTACGGCGAGAACGGCAGCTGGTAGCCGGGGCGGGAGAGCCGGCCGAGCTGGGTCTTCCGCCAGAAGAGCAGATGGCAGATCATGATCATGCCCCAGGTGGACAGGATGCCGATCGCGGCGAAGTTCAGCACGATCTCGAAGGCGTCCTTCGGCACGACGAAGTTGAGCCCGACGCCCAGGACGCAGATGGACGAGGTCAGCAGGATGCCGCCGTAGGGCACGTGGTTGCGGCTCATGGCGCCGGTGAACTTCGGCGCGGAGCCGGACATCGCCATGGAGCGCAGGATGCGGCCGGTGGAGTAGAGGCCGGAGTTGA encodes the following:
- a CDS encoding aspartate ammonia-lyase, which encodes MTAGLRREHDLLGDRDIPADAYWGVHTLRASENFPITGTPISAYPHLINALAAVKEAAARANEELGLLTAVKAGAIAAACREIREDGALHDQFVVDVIQGGAGTSTNMNANEVIANRALELLGRAKGDYTALHPNEDVNLGQSTNDVYPTAVNVATILAVHELLDAMAVLRRAFAAKAEEFREVIKMGRTQLQDAVPMTLGQEFSAYAVMLEEDESRLAEAVLLVHEINLGATAIGTGLNAPAGYAESARGHLAAITGLPLVTAANLVEATQDCGAFVHLSGVLKRIAVKLSKSCNDLRLLSSGPRAGFAEINLPPVQAGSSIMPGKVNPVIPEVVNQVAFEVIGNDVTITMAAEAGQLQLNAFEPIILHSLSESITHLRAACLTLAERCVSGITANVDTLRATVENSIGLVTALNPHIGYLAATEIAKEALATGRGVAELVLERGLLPAATLAALLRPEVLAGTGTGTGSGPEGKAVENADAEGTDAGGTGAAS
- a CDS encoding asparaginase; translated protein: MTDLTTTPRHTTPRRTTPAAAPEVREPAHVPLAHVVRGGVIEGVHHGSVVVLAADGGVEFLAGDIEAAFYPRSALKPLQAVGLLRAGLPPLDDEALALTAASHSGEERHLTTARRILDAAGLSEDDLRNVPDLPYGAERREEWLRLGHGRTRLAQNCSGKHAAMVLTAQARGWPLENYADAGHPLQRALAETVEDLTGQRIARVTVDGCGAPLYSVSLHGLTRAIARLATAAPGTDEGRVAHAMRAYPEMVSGTGRDVARLMRAVPGLLAKDGFEGVQVAALPDGRAVGVKIADGADRARMPVTAAALARAGVDPGILAGFARTPVIGGGAEVGSLRAAGALAPRAPEEPAP